A single region of the Stigmatopora argus isolate UIUO_Sarg chromosome 6, RoL_Sarg_1.0, whole genome shotgun sequence genome encodes:
- the adamts9 gene encoding A disintegrin and metalloproteinase with thrombospondin motifs 9 yields MWTIMHVLFWGLGFLLFPDLLTADTSTRTSLLKPTTVKEEIGAYEIVTPVRVNGAGDKFPSSLHFKRKRRSLDANSENATEHWASPNIHYRISAFGQNYHLNLTLESGFIAPLYTVTILGEPRGDNATDGEEENEEDTELRHCFYKGQVNANSEHAAVISLCSGLFGTFRSPEGEYFVEPLHSYQGEHYEEEHTKPHIVYRKSTPEKDISGESSACDISGHKHRHKRHVLRKKATAGVASDKVHVSRTGIFRDVELLSAHVTSDALHRSENNTVNAKPVNESGSDDSRPHKRTKRFLSFPRFVEVMLVADSKMVDHHGSNLQHYILTLMSIVSSIYKDPSIGNLINIVIVKLVIINNELDGPQVSFNAQTTLKNFCIWQHGQNVLDDNHHSHHDTAILITRQDICRARDKCDTLGLAELGTVCDPYRSCSISEDNGLSTAFTIAHELGHVFNMPHDDSNKCKEDGVKIQQHVMAPTLNYNTNPWMWSKCSRKYITEFLDTGYGECLLDEPVSRPYSLSQQLPGGIYNVNKQCELIFGPGTQVCPYMTQCRRLWCTSPEGAQRGCRTQHMPWADGTDCSPGKHCKHGLCIANEHDVQPVEGAWGVWSPFGTCSRTCGGGIKIAERECNRPVPRNGGMYCVGRRMKFRSCNSEPCSKQKKDFREEQCAGFDGRHFNINGLPPDVRWVPKYSGILMKDRCKLFCRVAGSTVYYQLRDRVTDGTPCGPDTNDICVQGLCRQAGCDHVLNSKARRDKCGVCGGDNSSCKTVANTFNIVRYGYNEVVRIPSGATNIDVRQHSYSGKPDDDNYLAISNSRGEFLLNGAYVVSVFKREIKVGNAVIEYTGSDHVIERINCTERLEEEIIIQVLSVGELYNPDVRYSFNIPIEDRPQQFFWDAYGPWQECSRLCQGERKRKILCSRESDRVVVSDQRCHGVTRPAVIPEPCNTECELRWHVSRKSECTVQCGQGYRTLDIYCAKMSLTDGKTQKVDDRYCSGQRKPDDKEGCHGDCNPGGWEYSSWSECSKSCGGGTQRRGAVCRMAAEAGDDESKCSQRDKLAVQPCNEFLCPQWKTGDWSECLVTCGKGYKHRQTWCQFGEDRLDDRFCGSSKPESIQICHQQECASWQVGPWGQCTTSCGLGYQMRAVKCVVGAYGAVMEDTECNAATRPTDTQDCELAQCPNSQPILPGTKVPSHQGHKTQWRFGSWTQCSASCGKGTRMRYVSCRDTHGGVAEDSACAQLPKPPAREVCSVVACGQWKVLEWTVCSVTCGQGKTTRQVVCVNFSEQEVSASECDPDDRPTTEQDCAMSQCPTHSRDSRPFPSSPNSSARNIIPQSQSHQWRTGPWGACSSTCAGGFQRRVVVCQDENGYPANSCEDRSRPSEQRSCESGPCPQWIYGNWGECTKPCGGGIKTRLVVCQRPNGERFNDLSCEIHDKPPDREQCNIQPCPSSPHWSTDPWSSCSASCGRGFKSRNVRCLSSLGRSIEDENCQHLNPKPSKQRRCRGGRCPKWKTGRWEECSASCGDGVQRREVICQVGNWRRVLQTDCPERSRPASSQSCRLAECPLQYRWKEGDWQACSKSCGLGHRSRDLQCIDHLKQEVHEMYCANQIRPPDIESCNVQACEFVWMTGKWTECSASCGQGYRQRRISCSEMHTKKNNYEYSHHSLSNCPGTPPERHRPCHLESCPPLQEWSVGTWGECSASCGDGVMERVVQCVTADGQLSKKCSLDVMPEARKVCTNLSCHLPTSCQDARNLKGMVPDGELLLNIQGSTVKIYCAGMQTENPQEYITLTTGERENFSEIFGFRLNDPSQCPFNGSRREHCDCRRDYSSAGFSAFSKVRLDLSKMNIITADWQFALTSEGEKIPFGTAGDCYSASKCPQGRFSINLSGTGFKLTPDSLWITRGNYAVADIRKSLGGSRVSGRCGGYCGKCTPASASFLHVTVA; encoded by the exons tTTGGTACCTTCAGATCTCCAGAAGGGGAGTATTTTGTTGAGCCCCTTCACAGCTATCAAGGAGAACATTATGAAGAGGAACACACAAAACCTCATATTGTTTACAGGAAAAGTACACCCGAAAAAGATATATCTGGAGAGAGCTCAGCTTGTGACATTTCAG GACACAAACACAGGCATAAGCGGCACGTGCTGAGAAAAAAGGCAACAGCTGGGGTGGCTTCCGACAAAGTGCATGTATCCAGGACTGGTATATTTAGGGATGTGGAGTTACTAAGTGCCCATGTGACCAGTGATGCCTTGCACAGATCAGAGAATAACACTGTTAATGCAAAACCTGTAAACGAAAGCGGCAGTGATGACTCAAGACCCCACAAACGCACAAAGCGCTTCCTCTCCTTCCcgcgctttgttgaagtcatgTTGGTGGCTGACAGTAAAATGGTGGATCATCATGGCAGCAACCTCCAGCACTACATCCTCACCTTAATGTCCATA gTTTCATCCATCTACAAGGACCCTAGCATTGGAAATCTTATTAACATTGTGATTGTGAAGTTAGTCATTATAAACAATGAGCTG gatGGTCCCCAAGTTTCATTTAATGCACAAACCACCTTGAAGAACTTTTGTATCTGGCAGCATGGTCAAAATGTCCTGGATGATAACCACCACTCACACCACGACACTGCAATCCTTATTACAAG ACAAGACATCTGCAGAGCAAGGGACAAGTGTGACACTTTAG GACTAGCAGAGTTGGGCACAGTCTGCGATCCATACAGAAGTTGCAGCATCAGCGAGGACAACGGCCTGAGCACAGCGTTCACCATTGCTCATGAACTTGGCCACGT GTTCAACATGCCTCATGATGACAGCAATAAATGCAAAGAGGATGGCGTCAAGATTCAGCAACATGTGATGGCTCCCACACTTAACTACAACACAAATCCTTGGATGTGGTCAAAGTGTAGCAGGAAGTACATCACAGAGTTTCTtga CACAGGCTATGGTGAGTGCTTGCTGGACGAACCCGTTTCTAGGCCATACAGTCTCTCGCAGCAACTGCCTGGAGGAATATACAATGTCAATAAACAGTGTGAATTGATATTTGGGCCGGGAACACAGGTGTGCCCTTATATG ACCCAGTGTCGAAGGCTGTGGTGCACCAGTCCAGAGGGCGCTCAGAGGGGGTGCAGGACACAGCACATGCCGTGGGCTGATGGCACTGATTGCTCCCCGGGAAAG CATTGCAAACACGGACTGTGTATCGCCAACGAGCACGACGTCCAACCTGTGGAAGGCGCATGGGGAGTCTGGAGTCCTTTCGGTACCTGTTCTCGGACATGCGGTGGGGGAATCAAGATTGCTGAGCGCGAATGCAACCGACCCGT GCCCAGGAATGGAGGAATGTACTGTGTCGGTCGCCGGATGAAGTTCCGTTCCTGTAATTCTGAGCCATGCTCCAAGCAGAAGAAGGATTTCCGAGAGGAGCAGTGTGCTGGTTTCGATGGCAGGCATTTCAACATCAACGGTCTACCTCCTGATGTTCGTTGGGTGCCCAAATACAGTGGAA TCCTGATGAAGGACAGATGTAAGCTGTTCTGCAGGGTAGCAGGCAGCACGGTCTACTATCAGCTCAGGGACCGGGTCACTGATGGCACACCGTGTGGACCTGATACCAATGATATTTGTGTCCAAGGCTTATGCAGG CAAGCTGGCTGTGACCATGTATTAAATTCAAAAGCCAGGAGAGACaagtgtggtgtgtgtggtggtgaCAATTCTTCTTGCAAAACTGTGGCAAACACTTTCAACATTGTACGTTACG GGTACAATGAAGTCGTACGGATACCCAGTGGTGCTACAAACATAGATGTTCGTCAACACAGCTACTCAGGGAAACCGGACGATGATAACTACCTCG CCATATCAAATAGCCGTGGAGAGTTCTTGCTTAATGGAGCATATGTAGTCAGCGTGTTCAAAAGGGAAATTAAAGTAGGAAATGCTGTCATTGAGTACACTGGCTCTGACCATGTTATTGAGAGGATTAATTGCACTGAGCGGCTTGAAGAAGAGATCATCATCCAG GTGCTGTCTGTGGGTGAACTTTACAACCCAGATGTCAGATACTCTTTCAACATCCCCATTGAGGATAGACCTCAGCAATTCTTCTGGGATGCCTATGGTCCGTGGCAAGAGTGCAGCCGGCTGTGCCAAG gagagaggaagagaaagaTTCTCTGTAGTAGAGAGTCTGATAGGGTGGTGGTGTCGGATCAGAGGTGTCATGGTGTTACGCGACCTGCGGTCATCCCTGAGCCCTGCAACACAGAATGCGAACTCAG GTGGCATGTTTCACGAAAGAGTGAGTGCACAGTTCAGTGTGGTCAGGGATATCGCACCCTGGACATATACTGTGCCAAAATGAGCCTGACAGATGGAAAGACACAAAAGGTTGACGATCGCTACTGTAGCGGGCAGCGCAAACCCGATGACAAGGAAGGTTGTCATGGAGATTGTAATCCTGGAGGCTGGGAGTACTCATCCTGGTCAGAG TGCTCCAAGAGTTGTGGTGGGGGCACCCAGCGGAGAGGGGCAGTGTGTCGAATGGCAGCAGAAGCCGGGGACGACGAGAGCAAGTGCAGTCAACGGGACAAGTTGGCCGTCCAACCCTGCAATGAATTCCTCTGTCCGCAATGGAAGACTGGAGACTGGTCAGAG TGCCTCGTAACATGCGGAAAAGGCTACAAGCACCGCCAGACGTGGTGTCAGTTTGGGGAGGATCGTCTAGATGACCGCTTCTGTGGTTCTTCAAAGCCTGAGTCAATCCAGATCTGTCACCAGCAAGAGTGTGCCTCTTGGCAGGTTGGACCTTGGGGACAA TGCACTACCTCGTGTGGACTTGGGTATCAGATGCGAGCTGTGAAGTGTGTGGTTGGCGCTTATGGTGCTGTCATGGAAGACACTGAATGTAATGCTGCCACCCGGCCCACTGACACCCAG GACTGTGAACTGGCTCAGTGTCCAAATAGTCAACCTATTCTCCCAGGGACAAAAGTCCCTTCCCATCAAGGCCATAAAACCCAGTGGCGGTTTGGTTCGTGGACCCAG TGCAGTGCCAGCTGTGGCAAAGGGACCCGAATGCGTTATGTCAGTTGTCGTGACACTCACGGTGGTGTGGCAGAGGATTCGGCATGTGCACAGCTCCCAAAACCTCCAGCCAGAGAAGTTTGCTCCGTTGTTGCATGTGGACAGTGGAAAGTGTTGGAGTGGACTGTG TGTTCAGTAACATGTGGTCAAGGGAAAACAACACGCCAAGTGGTCTGTGTCAACTTCAGTGAACAAGAAGTGAGCGCCAGTGAGTGTGACCCAGATGATCGGCCCACCACAGAGCAAGACTGTGCCATGTCTCAATGCCCAACCCACTCCAGGGATTCCAGACCTTTTCCATCCTCACCAAACAGCAGCGCCAGGAACATCATTCCTCAAAGCCAATCCCACCAATGGCGAACTGGGCCTTGGGGCGCG TGCTCTAGCACATGTGCAGGAGGCTTTCAGCGGCGAGTCGTAGTGTGCCAGGATGAGAATGGCTACCCTGCCAACAGCTGTGAGGATCGCAGCCGGCCCAGTGAGCAGCGATCCTGTGAGTCGGGGCCATGTCCGCAGTGGATCTATGGCAACTGGGGAGAG TGCACCAAACCATGCGGAGGTGGGATAAAGACGAGGCTGGTGGTATGTCAACGTCCAAATGGCGAGCGCTTCAACGATCTGAGCTGCGAGATCCACGACAAGCCACCGGATCGGGAGCAGTGCAATATTCAGCCGTGCCCGTCTAGCCCCCACTGGAGCACCGACCCATGGAGCTCG TGCTCGGCCTCTTGTGGAAGAGGCTTCAAGTCCCGCAACGTGCGCTGTTTGAGCAGCTTAGGCCGATCAATTGAAGATGAAAACTGCCAGCACTTGAACCCCAAACCCAGCAAGCAGAGGCGCTGTCGAGGTGGCCGCTGTCCCAAGTGGAAGACAGGCAGATGGGAGGAG TGTTCAGCATCCTGCGGCGACGGTGTCCAGAGGCGAGAGGTCATCTGCCAAGTTGGCAACTGGAGACGAGTACTTCAGACCGACTGCCCTGAGCGCTCCCGCCCGGCGTCCAGTCAAAGCTGCCGGCTCGCTGAGTGTCCTTTGCAGTACCGCTGGAAAGAGGGAGATTGGCAAGCG TGCAGTAAATCATGTGGATTGGGGCACAGAAGTCGAGACTTACAATGTATTGACCACCTCAAGCAGGAAGTCCATGAAATGTACTGTGCCAACCAAATTAGACCTCCAGATATAGAAAGCTGCAATGTCCAAGCATGTGAATTTGTCTGGATGACTGGAAAATGGACTGAG TGCTCCGCCAGCTGTGGTCAAGGCTACCGCCAGCGTCGGATCTCCTGCAGCGAAATGCACACCAAAAAGAATAACTACGAGTACAGTCATCATTCTCTTTCCAACTGTCCAGGGACCCCCCCTGAGAGGCATAGGCCTTGTCATCTTGAGTCTTGTCCTCCTCTGCAGGAGTGGAGTGTTGGAACGTGGGGAGAA TGCTCAGCGAGTTGTGGAGATGGAGTGATGGAGAGGGTTGTGCAATGTGTGACAGCAGATGGGCAGCTAAGCAAAAAATGCTCACTGGATGTGATGCCAGAAGCCAGAAAAGTCTGCACAAACCTGAGct gCCATTTGCCTACAAGCTGCCAAGATGCACGGAACCTGAAAGGCATGGTTCCAGATGGAGAACTCTTATTGAATATTCAAGGGAGTACTGTTAAG ATCTACTGTGCTGGAATGCAGACAGAGAATCCGCAGGAGTATATCACCTTGACAACAGGAGAGAGGGAAAATTTTTCTGAGATCTTTGGCTTCAG GCTCAATGACCCCTCCCAGTGTCCATTCAATGGGTCCAGAAGAGAACACTGTGACTGCCGGCGGGACTATTCATCTGCGGGCTTCAGCGCCTTCTCTAAAGTTCGCCTGGACTTAAGCAAGATGAACATCATCA CTGCAGATTGGCAGTTTGCGTTGACTTCTGAAGGTGAGAAGATTCCATTTGGCACAGCAGGGGACTGCTACAGCGCCTCCAAATGTCCACAG GGGCGCTTCAGCATCAATCTCTCAGGAACAGGCTTTAAATTAACTCCAGACAGTTTGTGGATCACTCGAGGCAATTATGCTGTGGCTGACATCAGAAAATCACTG